The Gammaproteobacteria bacterium DNA window ATTAACAAATTTGAAATTAAAAGTGCACCTATAAGTGCACTTTTAAAGTTAAGGGTAATAACTACTAGGACATAGAGTTTAATTTTTTCTGTATTGCAATGCCTCTTTGCAAATGTTCACTAACATGATGGCGAGTTACTTTGATTAGTCTTTCAAGTTTTGGGTTGTTAGTATTTTTTAATAAAACATTATTAATATGATTTAATGCTTCTTGATGACCTTTAATCATATCTTCGATATAAGAATTTTGAAATTGCTTAGTGTTATCTAAAGATTTTAAGTTAGCTAAAACTTTTTCTCCTTCTTGCTGGAGCGAAACTGCAGCTTCAGATTTAAAAGGTTGTTCTTTCAATTGTCGGCTTGTTTTAATTGTATCGTGTAAACCTTGTGTATGTTGCTTATAAAGCCAATGAGCATAATTTTGCACCATTGGATTTACTTTTTTGGTAGCAACTTCTTTAGCGGCTGCAATTTCATTTTGATTTAAAACGACAAGCCAGCCTAAGATTTCCCGATTTTTTTCAACATTTGCATTTTGTTGGGCGTTATGTTGCACATTAACGTTATTATTATAATTTTCAGTCTCAGCAAAAGCTGGTGACATTGAAAGAGTAGAGCAGAGTAGCGATAGTAACAAAAATTGATGTTTCATGAAAATTCCTTTTAAAAATTTAATGAACGGTGTCGTTGCCCAACATAAATGCTGAGTGATAGTAGTTTAAAACTGTCTACTCAATAAATCAAAAGTTAAGATAGTATTTTGAAGAGATAATTTGAAAAGCGTAATGTAGTATGTATTAGTCATTTTTTGTTAAAACTTTATTGCATCAAAATGCTTAAAAATTAGCCACATTCTGAAAAATTCATTTTAATACAAAAAAAACTAAGTATAATTCTTAATTGTGGAAGAGAGGTTCCTTCCATCACTCACTACTATTTTAAAACTTAATAAGCCACTTAAATAATGACTTCAGCAAGAGACACCTCAACTTCTGACCCATTGCTTTACGGAATATTTAACTTATCAAAAATCGAAG harbors:
- a CDS encoding DUF4142 domain-containing protein, which gives rise to MKHQFLLLSLLCSTLSMSPAFAETENYNNNVNVQHNAQQNANVEKNREILGWLVVLNQNEIAAAKEVATKKVNPMVQNYAHWLYKQHTQGLHDTIKTSRQLKEQPFKSEAAVSLQQEGEKVLANLKSLDNTKQFQNSYIEDMIKGHQEALNHINNVLLKNTNNPKLERLIKVTRHHVSEHLQRGIAIQKKLNSMS